Proteins encoded together in one Corallococcus soli window:
- a CDS encoding SDR family NAD(P)-dependent oxidoreductase has protein sequence MDRAWKKKVIVITGASSGIGRTTALLLARKGAHVVLAARREEPLEDLAAECEALGVQALVVPTDVADAASVRHLAEEAVRVFGHFNGWVNNAGVYMLGSLEETPDDAFRQLMETNFFGTVSGARAALGQFRRQGYGTLVNVSSAFGTMPAPYLSAYVASKFAVRGFSASLRQELLRTGIDVCTVMPAAIDTPLWRHTANYTGWRIRPVEPVYSPERVARTILRVLRHPEPEVLVGPSAKSFSAMHGLLPGTFERAMRADMDALHFKDERQGPTPGNVFQPMPEGTGTSGGYHGTGKQWLRRLLVAGGVAAAVVSLRRRASDRGLGLRLSHALGV, from the coding sequence ATGGATCGCGCCTGGAAGAAGAAGGTCATCGTCATCACCGGAGCCTCGAGCGGCATTGGCCGGACCACCGCGCTGCTGCTGGCCAGGAAGGGCGCGCACGTGGTGCTCGCCGCGCGCCGGGAGGAGCCGCTGGAGGACCTGGCGGCCGAGTGCGAGGCCCTGGGCGTCCAGGCCCTCGTCGTGCCTACCGACGTGGCGGACGCCGCGTCCGTGCGCCACCTGGCGGAGGAGGCCGTGCGCGTCTTCGGCCACTTCAACGGGTGGGTGAACAACGCGGGCGTCTACATGCTGGGCAGCCTGGAGGAGACGCCGGACGACGCGTTCCGCCAGCTCATGGAGACCAACTTCTTCGGCACGGTGAGCGGCGCGCGCGCGGCGCTGGGCCAGTTCCGCCGCCAGGGCTACGGGACGCTCGTCAACGTGTCCTCCGCCTTTGGCACCATGCCCGCGCCGTACCTGAGCGCCTACGTGGCCTCCAAGTTCGCGGTGCGCGGCTTCTCCGCGTCGCTGCGCCAGGAGCTGCTGCGCACCGGCATCGACGTGTGCACGGTGATGCCCGCCGCCATCGACACGCCCCTGTGGCGCCACACCGCCAACTACACCGGCTGGCGCATCCGCCCGGTGGAGCCCGTCTACTCGCCGGAGCGCGTGGCCCGCACCATCCTGCGCGTGCTGCGCCACCCCGAACCGGAGGTCCTCGTCGGCCCGTCGGCGAAGAGCTTCTCGGCGATGCACGGGCTGCTGCCCGGCACCTTCGAGCGCGCCATGCGCGCCGACATGGACGCCCTGCACTTCAAGGACGAGCGGCAGGGCCCCACGCCCGGCAACGTCTTCCAGCCCATGCCCGAGGGCACCGGGACTTCAGGCGGTTACCACGGGACCGGAAAACAATGGCTGCGCCGTCTTCTGGTGGCCGGAGGAGTGGCCGCCGCGGTGGTGTCCCTGCGTCGCCGTGCGAGCGACCGTGGCCTGGGCCTGAGGCTTTCCCACGCGCTGGGGGTGTGA
- a CDS encoding diacylglycerol/lipid kinase family protein, producing the protein MNIAVLVNLRARKGSEGMGGLVRDLLPRARVALTRSLEEAREWVDQLRHDPPNLLLAGGGDGTITGLLNELRAQGVALPAIGVLPLGTGNAWARVTGAPRPQVALKQIAAYGERLPPLRPFSLVRVEGRVAPFAGTGWDAEMIQDFKNQLASAGPLKSSQAGLRGYLGAMFTRTVPRHLFGDGNPNVSVYNLGGSALTVDATGAVRPIPNGGEGALLYQGPAGVAGAATTTEWGFGFKAFPFAQAVPHRLSVRVYGAGVMEATRNMFRLWRGEHPMPRMHDFFVERLRMDFDRDVPFQMGGDVLGMRRSLEFDLAEESVQLVDWRRLGRLLQA; encoded by the coding sequence ATGAACATCGCCGTCCTCGTCAATCTGCGTGCGCGTAAAGGCTCCGAGGGCATGGGCGGACTCGTCCGTGACCTGCTCCCCCGGGCCCGGGTGGCCCTCACCCGCTCCCTCGAAGAAGCGCGGGAGTGGGTGGATCAACTGCGGCATGACCCGCCCAACCTGCTGCTGGCGGGCGGAGGGGATGGCACCATCACCGGCCTGCTCAACGAGCTGCGCGCCCAGGGCGTGGCCCTGCCCGCCATCGGCGTGCTGCCGTTGGGCACGGGCAACGCGTGGGCCCGCGTCACCGGCGCGCCCCGTCCCCAGGTGGCCCTCAAGCAGATCGCCGCGTATGGCGAGCGGCTGCCGCCGCTGCGTCCCTTCTCGCTGGTGCGGGTGGAGGGCCGGGTGGCGCCCTTCGCGGGCACCGGCTGGGACGCGGAGATGATCCAGGACTTCAAGAACCAGCTCGCCTCGGCCGGGCCGCTCAAGAGTTCGCAGGCGGGCCTGCGCGGCTACCTGGGCGCCATGTTCACCCGCACGGTGCCCCGGCACCTGTTTGGCGACGGCAACCCGAACGTGTCCGTCTACAACCTGGGCGGCTCCGCGCTGACCGTGGACGCGACGGGCGCGGTGCGGCCGATTCCCAACGGCGGCGAGGGCGCGCTCCTGTACCAGGGGCCCGCGGGCGTGGCCGGCGCGGCCACCACGACGGAGTGGGGCTTCGGCTTCAAGGCGTTCCCCTTCGCGCAGGCGGTGCCCCACCGGCTGTCGGTGCGCGTGTACGGCGCCGGGGTGATGGAGGCCACGCGCAACATGTTCCGCCTGTGGCGCGGTGAGCACCCCATGCCGCGCATGCATGACTTCTTCGTGGAGCGCCTGCGCATGGACTTCGACCGCGACGTGCCCTTCCAGATGGGCGGCGACGTGCTGGGCATGCGTCGCTCGCTGGAGTTCGACCTGGCCGAGGAGAGCGTCCAGCTCGTCGACTGGCGCCGCCTGGGCCGCCTCCTGCAGGCGTAG